A window of Ipomoea triloba cultivar NCNSP0323 chromosome 2, ASM357664v1 contains these coding sequences:
- the LOC116004706 gene encoding uncharacterized protein LOC116004706: MKVAPRVIVLFKDLHGFGAAIFHALRPNPNSDLQSREESFDLSLEKYGIKDLKASGQIVHFQAHTGLYEVSVLLLENYEPPILACALSEVLSVLAAGESSAIPTVFVPFIVPATKLKVDSKSSAIMDHALTYGLQFGPSTDVTQALVSKLHTPPPSLQIFHEQLACLLQLVRVLMLPTVVLIRKTESIHSQTSDKQLEAMYEIGEYLASFSSLCLSRERITLDPTKMCRETEEPWRALYG, encoded by the exons ATGAAGGTAGCTCCGAGAGTAATAGTGCTATTCAAAGATTTGCATGGCTTCGGCGCCGCCATCTTCCATGCTCTCAGACCAAACCCTAACTCCGACCTTCAATCTCG CGAAGAATCATTCGACTTGTCATTGGAAAAGTACGGAATCAAAGATTTAAAAGCTTCTGGCCAGATCGTTCATTTCCAAGCTCACACTGGTCTTTATGAG GTGTCTGTGTTGCTTTTGGAAAATTATGAGCCTCCAATCTTGGCTTGTGCTTTAAGTGAAGTTCTGTCTGTATTAGCAGCAGGTGAATCATCAGCTATTCCTACAGTTTTTGTCCCCTTCATTGTGCCAGCAACTAAGCTTAAGGTGGACAGTAAAAGTTCAGCCATAATGGACCATGCTCTAACTTATGGTCTGCAGTTTGGCCCCTCCACTGATGTAACTCAAGCTTTGGTGTCAAAATTGCATACTCCACCACCATCTTTGCAGATTTTTCATGAACAATTGGCCTGCTTGCTCCAGTTGGTCCGGGTATTGATGTTGCCTACAGTTGTTTTGATCAGAAAGACTGAAAGTATACACAGCCAGACATCAGACAAGCAGCTTGAG GCTATGTATGAGATCGGGGAGTATTTGGCCAGCTTCTCGTCTCTTTGTTTATCACGGGAAAGGATAACATTGGATCCAACGAAGATGTGTAGGGAGACCGAGGAGCCTTGGCGCGCCTTGTATGGTTAA